From the genome of Nitrosomonas sp. Is79A3:
CCTGCGAATGTGGACATCGACTGTTCTGTCCTCGATAAAGACGTGATCACCCCAAACGCGATCAAGCAGTTGTGAGCGTGTATGTACCCGCTCTTTATAGGTCATCAGAAAATGCAACAGACGAAATTCCGTGGGTCCCAATGCAATTTCAGAGAGTTTCTCTGGCTCATCGTTGGCATACACATGCACTCGGTGTGTTGTTGGGTCAAGTCTTAAACCGCCTATTTCAATAATTTCATCCGACATTTCGGGTAAGCGGCGGCGAAGCACCGCCTTAATCCGGGCAAGTAGCTCGCGCGGTGAAAAAGGTTTGGTAATGTAGTCGTCCGCGCCAGCTTCCAGCCCGGCAATTTTGTCACTTTCCTGAATGCGAGCAGTCAGCATGATAATTGGAATCGCTTTGGTGCGATCTTCTCGCCGGAGTTTGCGTGCAAATTCGATGCCACTCATGTCGGGGAGCATCCAATCCAATAATACGAGATCAGGCAAAACGTTGTTGACCATTTTTTTTGCTTGCTCAGCGCTATCAGCGCATAAGACCATATGCCCCGCTCTTTTCAGATTGAGTGCAATTAATTCCTGGATCGCAAGTTCATCTTCAACGATTAGTATTGTTACAGCCATGAACTACTCCATTTATATAAATGTAGCTAAAAGATATTGAGATAATATAAATAAAGCGTTACATATTTATGACAGTATGATGAATATTATACTTTTTGCAATGAATGCCTGATTAATTGCCTTGATTAATCAGCTAAAACCGGCGAATTCTATTCTGAAGAGCGGATAGAATTAAACTGAACATAAATTCTCGGTTGAATCAGTCGATCGCATCGGGTGAAAAACGAATGGAAACAATACGCAATAATGTCAGTACGGCAATTACCATAATGTGTAAGCCAACTTCCAACAACGTGTATTCTTTATACCAGAGACCGATCAATTCTCCGATTAACACGACTAATGCCACATCCAGGATGAAGGTTACCTTAACACGTCCCAGTGCCAGGTAAGATTGCAATATACGAATCAGTTCGAGTACTGCCAGGATCAGCACGATATCAACAATGATATGCTCGGCAACGTATGCCCATCCATTCTTGAGAATATCGGGAAGATTTAACAGTAAACTCAGAATGCCGGCGCCTATCCACAAGTAGAGCGCTAACATCAGAATACCGACAATCAATTGTATGGTACGCGTGTGCCAATCTGTGTCGGTTAACAGGAATGTGCCTTTTCTTTTAGCTATCGTTTGATTAATCATCTTCATCCTCCAGTCGCCGCGTAACAAGGATTCTCATCTTAGCGGTGCAATATAAAAGTTTTATGACAGCCTGGTTCGTACCGCCAGCATTCCATCAATAGCCTGGATGATGATGAGGAAGTATGAATAAATCATTTCTTGTCTTCAATTGAAGATGTATGCCTTTATAAATTCTCGAATATTTATGACTTACACAACAAGTCAGTGAATATGCCCAAGCTCTCCTTTCAGCACTTTATACATTTTGATTAAATCCAAATGACATCTAAATGTCATGAAAGTGAAATATTCAGCTTGTAGTATGCACAGGCATTACTGATGAGGGATTGCTATCAGATTTAATGCTGTTTATTGCACTCAAATTATTTAATTCAATGGGATTTATGCATAAGTATTTTTCTAAAAAAATAATTTCATTTGCCGGAATGGTATTGCTACTCCTTGTTACCTCTGTGGCAAAGGGAAGTAGCCTGGAGAATTTGGCAAAAGCGCTGGCGAAGATCCGGGGTGAAGTCGAGACATTGCAAACACAACTGGATACCGAGAAGGATAAGCATAGTAGCAGAATGTCTGCGCTGACTTCGCAATTGGCAGATTTGAGTGTTGAGGAAAGAAGGCAAAAAATGAGTATCGAAAAACTACAGCACTCGATAGAAAAAATGACTGTTAACGCCAAGAAAGCGGAACAATCGGGTGAGAGTCTGAAACCCGTGTTATTAGCGATGCTAGCAGATTACCGGCAGCATATTCAGACAGGTTTTCCATTCAAGCCGGAAGATCGCATCAGGGCACTGGGAGACCTGGAGAATAATGTTGTTAATCAGTTGATTGATCCTAATAAGGCAGTTAATCAGGCATGGTCTCTGATAGAGGATGAAATTCGTTTAAGTAAGGAAAATGGGATCTATCAACAAGTTATATTTCTAGATGGAGAAAATGTACTGGTTGATATTGCAAAATTAGGCACCGTTTTTCTTTTCTTCCAAACCAGAGATAACAGATTCGGGATGGCTAAACGATTGTCTGATGGTGGCTGGAAATATGAAACTGTCGATGACACTAACGATATTGAGCGTATTAAGAATTTATTTGATTCGTTGAAGAAACAAATACGCCAAGGTTATTTTGAATTACCTAATCCGTTGAGAAAATGAATAAAGCATTATTGATATCGTTACTGTTGTTTGCGATGGCAAATACAGTTTATGCCAAAGAAAATAAATCCACAGTTTCTTCTGAAGATGTATCCGTATCAGCACCCGAAGAGAAATCCAATGTAGCCGCACCCAGAAAGCAGAATTCGCCTAAGCAGGAAACAGTTAATTTGGAAACTGCTTACAAACGTGAATATGCTTTCCTGGAAGCACAGAAGCGGGAATTGGTTGACCGGCTAAAAAACTATCAATCCAGCGCCAGTCGTGAAGAGCAGGGGCTAAGCAGTAAAATTAATGGCCTTGAGCGGAGTTCAGTTGAACGTTCGGCAAAAATTGATCAACTGAATGCACAGCTGGCAGAAGTCGAACGTAAGGAAGCCTCCGTAACTGAACGCAGTGATGCTCTGGAAACAACCTATCTACAGGCAGAAGCGACTCTTAAGAATCATGGTATTGAGATACCTGCATCGATTAAAGAAACACAGGGTAATGATCTCGTCAAAGTAGGGTATTTGTTTAGGCAAGCGCTGTCTTTAATTCAGGGGCTTGGAGCGATTCAGACAAAACCAGGGAATTTCTTTTTAGAGAATGGCAAACAAACGCAAGGGTCAATTATTCATTTAGGCAATATAGCAGCCTACGGTGTCAGCGATGAGGGAAGCGGTGGTTTGGTACCCGCAGGCGGCGGTAATTTCAAAGTATGGAAAGACTCCGGTGCTGATAATGCTGTTGCACTGAGTAAGAATGAGCAGCCTGAGCTATTAAAGTTGTTTTTATTTGAATCGCGCACCAACGCAATTGAAGAAACCCGCGAGAAAACAATCGTGAGCATTATTGATTCAGGAGGGCCTATTGGCTGGGTCATCGTAATACTTGGCGGCGTTGCACTGTTTCTTATTCTGATCCGGACACAGTTGTTGCGCTCAAATGGCGCTAACACAAATAAGCTTACGGACCAGATCATTCAGCAGTTTGCTGCAGGTGAACTGGATGTCGCTAAAAAAAGCTGTGAAGACGACTCATCCGCCATTGGAAGGGTTCTGCACTATACCTTGCGTCATTTGAAAGATGACAGAGATCACATGGAAGGCATTGTGTACGAGGCTATCCTGCAAGAATCGGGCCCGTTAGACCGGTTTGGGCCAGCCATTCTGGTTATTGCCTCAATCGCCCCGCTACTTGGTTTATTGGGTACGGTAACCGGGATGATCGAAACTTTCGACATGATTACTGAGTTTGGTACCGGTGATCCTAAATTACTCTCTGAAGGCATAGCGATCGCACTGGTTACAACCGAATTGGGACTGATTGTTGCAATCCCGACTTTGTTGCTGGGATCCATATTGTCTTCCTGGGCAAAAAACATTAAACGCGACATGGAACATTCGGCACTTAGGATCATTAATGTTTTTCTGGGCGGCGGGCTTGAGTTGGATGAGTCGAATGTGGCGGCTGTTGAAGAAAATTTCGCTGTTCTATAGCGCACGAAATGGATCCAAAAGAACTCATTATATTGACCAAGGAGTTGTTTGTTGCAGGCGGGGTAGTCATGCCGCCATTGGTGCTTTGCATTTTGTTACTTTGGTACGGATTGGGCTATCGATTCTGGGTCATGAAAGAACCCAAATTGATGGGGGTGCGCGATATGCTGAAATACTATCAGGAGCACAGTGAAAAACCAGCCAAAAATATTGTAGCGCGTGCGATCAAGCAAGGCCTGGAGTTTAAAAAGAAAGGCGTCAAAAACCTGCGGCGTCACCTGGATGCGGCTTTTTATGAGTATGAAAGAGAAATTGGAAAATTTTCTGTTCTCGTGCGCGTAGTTATTATTATTTCCCCGTTGCTGGGCTTATTGGGAACCGTAATTGGAATGATCGAAACATTTGATTCGCTGGCAACCATGACATTGCACTCGCAATCGGGTGGAATTGCCGGCGGGATTTCACAAGCCTTGTTTACTACGCAAATGGGTCTAACCGTTGCGATTCCCGGGCTATTAGCGCATAGCATCCTCATTAGGAAGCAGCACCAGATTGAGCAGGATCTTTTGCAGATCAAAGACCTATTGTGTCATCAAACAACTAAATTTAACGAGAAGTAATTATGAGACCCAATGAATCCAACGAGGTGGAAGCCACGATCGATATGGCGCCATTGATCGACATTGTTTTTATTTTGCTGATTTTCTTCATGGTAACGACGACCTTCGTAAAAGATATGAAATTGGAGCTGGAACGCCCCAAGGCGAGTAGTTCGACGGCCGCATCAAGTAAAGCCATTCGGTTGTTTATTGACCGGCATGGCGATACTTATATGGATGGCGAACCGGTTCGTTTGTGGTTGATACAAAGTAAATTGCGTGATTTATTGAGTACTGCTTCCAGCAAAGTGATTTTAGTGGTTACGGATGAGGGTGTTCCTGCGGGGAAATTGATTGAAGTTATCGATCAAGCGCGCTTGTCGGGAGCAGAGAGTGTAGGTGTTGCAACTAAAAAAGAAGCGGGGTAACTGAGATGGAAACAAAACATTTTAATCAACACTTGGCAGGGGCTGTGTCCATGTTATTGGGACTGATTTTGGTTTTCGGTCTGATAATAACGATGAATCATTACATGGGAAAGCTCGAGAGAGCGCCTGCACAAGAAGTGACAGAAATCAGTATGACCAAAGAGATCAAACAAGAGCCGAAGAAGGAGATTAAGAAAGTAGAGCCCAAGAAAGTCACTCGGCCTCAGGCACCTGCGCCTTTCAAAGGACTCGACACGGCACTGTCTGGCATTGATTTGGGATCGCTGGGGCTAGATGATGGGCAGGGAAGAGGTTTGGATGATGGTCTGTTAGGTAAAACAGGTAATGCGGTGATGACAGCAGACTTGGTGGATGTTCCACCGAAACCTATCACCAGAGGGGCTTTTAGATATCCGCCCGCGGCAAAAAAGAATGGTGTAAAAGGTTATGTGCTTTTATCGGTATTGGTTGAAACGGACGGTTCAGTTAATCAGGTGCAAGTATTGGAGTCAAATCCATCGGGAATCTTTGATGCGGCTGCATTACAGGGTATTCGCGCATGGCATTTCGAACCGGCAAAATACAAAGGGGATACGGTCAGAGTATGGGCAAAACAAAAAATACGTTTTGATCTTTCCTGATGTTCTCGCTTAATGTTTAATCGCGGCGAAATAAAATGAAATACCAGACCCGGATAGCTAAGCAGATTCAATACTTCCTTGTTGTTTTTATCCTTGGATATTGCAGCAGCGTTGCATGGGCATCCGAGAAGAAAGTACAGCCCACGGATTTTATTGAACTGGCTGCGGTGATGCTGAAGGACGGTCATAATGATCGTGCTTTAATGGCGCTGCAAAGTGTTGATCTGGAAAATAAGAAAACAGATTTGGCAAGATTCTACACGCTGCAGGGTCTCGCTTATATGAATCTGAATGACCTCGAGGCAGCCAAGGACAGTTTGCAACAGGCTGTCAAAAATGGACAAAAAGACCCGGCGATTTTCATCTATTTGGCGCAAGTCTATTTCGGACTGAAAGATTATAAGCAAACGATTCAGGCCATTGTCAAAGCGGGTGATCAGGCCAATCAAGATGCTACTTTAATCAGCTTAAAAGCGGAATCCTATTGGCACTTGAAAGAAACCGATGCGGCCATTAATGCTTTAAATGAGGGGCAGAAAATTTTCCCCGCAGATTTCCGCTTTCTGAAACGCAAAGTTTTTTATTTTGTTGAACTTGGGCTATACCAGGAAGCCACTAATCTCGGCAGAGAATACCTTAAGCGGTCAAAAGCGGCTGCAGCCGATTATATTGCCCTTGGAAATGCACTGAGACTCAGTAGAGAATACCCAGAAGCATTGAGTATTTTAGAGATTGCCCGATTGCAGTTTCCGCAGGATGAAATGATCGCAAAATTGCTCGCGCATACCTATCTGGATCAAGGAAAATTCAACTCGGCGGCATTTATTCTTGAGCAAGCCGCTTTACTGAATCCTGCGCTACAGGCTGAAGCAGCAGAGATTTATCGACGTGCGGGCCGTTTTCATAAGGCATTAACGCTTAATGAAAGTATCGGCGATCAAAAAATTAAGTTGAAGCAGCGGTTATCTATTCTTCTGGCATTAAAGCAGTTCGAGCGTGCGGCCAATATGGAATCCAGTTTGTATCGCACTGGGTTATTGGAAGATCAAGATGTGCGCTATGCGCTGGCCTATGCCTTATTTTCAAGCGGGCGCTTTCCCGAAGCGAATAAGCACTTGGATCATTTAAAAAATGCTGAGCTATTTAGAAAAGGAACAGAGCTTCGTCGTTTGATGGAAGTATGTAAAACAGAGCCATGGCAATGTACGTAATACCGTTACTTACAACTCAAGCATCGTGCAGCGGGTATTTGATATCACGGTCTGTAACCAATCAATCGGCTGAAAACTCCGAGCGGAAAACATCATCGTCTGTTGTATTTTTATTTATGCCGCCTTAGTGCCTATCTAGCTTATTCCCTTAATTGACTAACTCTAATTTATCTTCACGAGCAATCATATTGCAGGTGAAGAGAGGGCTTTGTACGCCAAATGAACACTCAATCTTACGAATTTCTCCGGTCTTGTGTTTTGCGAACAATTTTTGACTATCAATCTGCTTCTAATTTTCAAAGCGGAAGCCGTCGAAATATCCTGATGCACTCCTTGCTTTTTTTGCTCGTTTTCATTTCTATAGGTCTGGTAAGTCCTTCTGCTTGGGGAGACACGGAAAAAGCCGAATTCTCAATTCACCTATTTCAGGATGGATTGCCTATTGAGGATGCTGAGTTGTCCATTAGCAGCGATGTGTACGAGAAATCGAATCCGAAAATGATCTTTGAGACCATTCCATCTACGTTTAGCTGGCGAGCGGATGGGACTTCCATTAAGACCAATGCAAATGGCAGTGTGGCAGGAAAATTACCGCCTGGGTTTTACCACATGACGATCAAGACGAAAGATCAGGTGTTTAAATTTGATTTGCCGCTGCGTCCGGCAGAGAACACGCAAATCCTGGTCACTTTCTATCCGAATAAAAAGAAACCATTACTCAATATTGAAAGTTCATTGTCCGGCATTATCGGGCCAGATATCGCTGCTGAAAAACCGCGAGAACAAGGTGAGGGCACAGTCAATGTACAAGTGATCTCTGCAGAAACGCAAAAACCAATCAAAGACGTACAGGTTTTTTTAAGCGGGTCAAAGCAGAAGTTAAGAACAGATGAGCAGGGGAGAATCATCGCGACAGTACCAGCAGGCAGTTACAGTGTTTCGTTGCTGCATAGTGCTTATAGCAGTCAAACGCAGGATGATGTGAAAATTGAGAATGCACAAACAACCGATCTCAGTTTTAAGCTGACGCCCGCAGGTGTTGAGTTAGCTGAATATGTGGTGTTGGAGCCTCATCTTGCAGGTACGGTTGCTTCTATTATCGAAGAACAAAGAAAATCAACGGCAGTTGCAACTGTGATAGGTGCTGAGCAGTTTAGCCGGGCTGGCGATGGTGATGCTGCCAGTGCTTTAAGACGGGCATCCGGATTAACGCTGGTAGGAGGATCATTCATTTTTATCCGTGGATTGGGCGAACGTTTTTCCACGACATTGGTGAACGGTGCCGCGGTTCCCAGTCCGGATGCGACACGGCGTGTTGTGCCGTTGGACCTTTTTCCGACAAATATTCTTGAAAGCGTAATGGTGCAAAAGACCTATTCGCCAGATCGTCCTGCGGAATTTGCAGGTGGTACGGTGGAACTGCGTACACGCGGAATTCCCGATGCATTTTTCTTCAATTTAAATTTGCAAACGGGTATGAACGATAATACGACTTTCCAGGATGGCTTGACTTATAAAGGAGGCGGCACTGATTTTACGAGCTATGACGATGGAGCGCGTGCATTGCCCGGCTCCATTGCTGACGCAACCCAGAACGGCGAGAAAATACAGCCAGCGACTCCTTTAAATCCACATGGAACGCCACCTGCGCAGCTCGAGAAGCTGGGCGAGGATTTATCAGGGGTATGGGATGTCGATAAGAAAAAACGCGGACCTGACGCCGGTATTCAGGGTTCAATGGGAGATAGTTTTTCACTGGGTGATTTTAGATTGGGTTATATCGCCGCGGCAGGCTGGAAGCAGGAATTCAGGAAGCAGAATGAAGTTAATCGTGAGTTTGCCGCTGCCGATACGGGCGATGGCAGTTTAAGAAAGGTTCAGGATTTCGATATGCAAAGATCGCTGCGGGAAGTTCAGCTAACCGGTTATGCGGCAACAGAACTTCAGTACAAAGACACGCACCGGATATTTGCTAAGACGATGTTTTTGCGTCAAGCGTTTGATGAAGCCAGGGTTACCCAAGGTTTTACCGATGCAGAGACGAGCCCTATCCGCCGAACCAGACTCAAGTTCTTTTCTAATCAGTTGTTGATGAATCAGGTAGGAGGGGAACATCAATTTGATTGGTTGAAAGATTTGTCCATTAGCTGGTTATACACCAATGCAACTGCCAATCGAGACGAGCCTAAAACGCGCGATTATCGTTATGACTCCAATATAGACACGGGTGCTTATTTCTTTTCTCAGCGAGCGGATAGCAATCAGACCATGTTTTCGGACTTGGTTGACAAGGATCAGAGTTGGCGAGTTGACGGGAAATTACCTTTTCAGCTACTAACGAATCACAAGGTCACCTTGAGTAGTGGTTTTATTGCCCAGAAAAAAAATAGAGACTCGAATATTCAACGCTTTAGTTACTTCCGGTTCGGTCCGGATGCCTCTAACCCGGCAGTTTATGGACAACCATCCGTGGAAAGTATTCTGCGGCCCGATCATATCGGTGCAAATGGGTACCAGCTTCGCGACGTGACTCGTCCCAGCGATCGGTATACCGCTTCCCAGAATCTTTTTGCTTATTATGGAAAAATGGATTGGATGTTATATGACAGGGTCAATATATCGGGCGGATTGCGCTGGGAAGACAATAATCAGAGAGTCGATACTGTTTCTTTGAATAATAGGCCAACTACTGCCGGGCTCAACAGAGTTGATATGTTGCCATCAGTAACTGCCACGCTTTTCCTCACAGATAAGCAGCAACTCCGTGCGGGTTTCAGTCAAACGTTGTCAAGACCGGATTTTAGAGAATTATCGTCAGCGCCTTTTACTGATATCAATACCAACCAGGAAACCGTCGGTAATCCCAACTTGAAACAAGCAGCTATTACCAATTGGGATGCACGCTGGGAATATTACTTATCGCCTACTGAAAATATCTTTGCTGGTCTATTCTGGAAAGATTTAACCAATCCGGTTGAGTTGATTGCGGTTCAAGGCACTGCTGGTCTTAATACCTATCAGAATACCGATAAAGCAAAGGTCTATGGAATTGAGCTGGAATTATTAAAGAAGTTGGATTTTATAAATCCGCTTCTGCAAAATTTTTATATCGGGGGTAATTACACTTTGTCTGCATCCAACGTTATTCTGACTCCCGAGAATCTCACAGCGCAAACGACGAACGACAGGCCATTACAAGGACACTCCGCACAGATTTTTAATTTTCAGATCGGTTACGATAATCCGGCCTGGAAAACACAAGCCACGTTGTTATACAACGTTTCCAGCAAACGTATCATGGCTGCCGGGGTATTGGGTGCGCCGGACAAATATGAACAACCTGTGCATCAACTGGATTTTGTGCTGAGCCAGAATTTATATAAAGGATTGTCGATGCAGGCTTCCATGCAAAATTTACTAGATTCTGAAATTCGCATTACGCAAGGCGATGAAATTACGCGGCAATTCCGTCGCGGGCGATTTTTTAATCTGAGTGTCCGTTTAGCATATTGATATTGTATCAACGCAGTTCTTTGTTTCAGTGGCAGCAATCATCCTCATCCCGTGCATTCACCCGGTTATTTGCGAACGCCCCGCTATTTGTCGATACATGGATGTCGTCAATACACCTTGGTGTAGATAAATCCCTTCGTTTGTTCAGCCTAGATTAACCATCTTCAAACTAGAGTAGTTGCTAGCAGTTGAAGATAGGATTGATCAATAACAATGGCGTGCTCAAAAAGGATTCCATCATGAATAAGCTACTACTCATTTTGATTGCAGTGATGTTGTTAACCGGATTTCGTGCTCCTAATGGCAATATCATTTCGAAAGGTGATTTCTCAGATAAATTGCTTATCAATCTTGGTAAGCCGACTGTACGGACTGATTTAGGGCTTGTTCAAACCCGAGCTTTTGGCGGAATTGTCTACATTAAACGGGAAGTGTGGAACTATAAAATAGATCAGTACAACTATCGCTTCATCATCGAAAACGGACAAATTGTTGCTGATCATTGGACAAGGTTTTAGCGGATCGGCAACAATCTGGATGTGCTTGCAGGAAAAATATTTCTTTATTTCAATTTATTTCATGGCAGGTGTTTTACACAGTAATGTAATACGCCTGTCATGTTCGCCTGTTAGATTTGCGCTACCCTAAAAAACTTGGAGGTGGGCGAATTATGTTTAAATTAAATTGTATAAAAGAAAAATTAATGGCTGCGTCAGCAGTTCTATTGACCACTGTCACATTAAATGGATATGCAGCAACAGCGACTTTTGATCCGTCAGCAGGGATTGTAGATCTTCCGGTTGTTGAAGTTCTGAGTGGTGGATCTTCTTCATTTTATAGCGCTAAATTACAACTCAGCGGGGGCGATCTGCAGTTGATTGCTGCTAGTCCTATTGCAGCAACGAAAGGGCAACGTAATGTTTTTGATTCTGACACGAGTGCAGTCCATATTGCTTCTGTCGTTGTCGGAGCAGACGATTATTATGCTAAATTGAAATTAGTGCCTGGGTCTAATCCTTTGCGCTTTACAGTGGAACAGCTTGTCAATAACGCATTTCAAGGTTGCCCCAGTTTTGCAACTCCGGGCGCAACGGCAGGAGCTTGTGTTATAAGCGGTGAGATTAACTCCGATATTACACTGACCAAAAACATCACTTGGGTATTATCGGGTGGCGTCTATATTGGTGGCGATAAAACTAGAAGTGCCACACTGACCATTAATCCGGGAACCAAAATATTTGGCGAGGCAGGTGCTGACTATTTGTGGATCAGACGCGGCTCGAAAATCATGGCAGAAGGCACACCGGATAATCCGATTGTAATGTCCGGACCGCTGCAAACATCGGCAGGGGAATGGGGTGGTTTGCTCATTTCCGGCAATGCACCGGTGAATGGTTGTAATGTGGGTGTACCCCTTTGTGAAGTGCCATTCGAGGCAGTTACCTCTGAGTTCTTTGGCGGTAACAATCCAACGGATAGCAGCGGTGTAGTTAAGTATGTGCAAATTCTCTTTGCCGGAAACGCCATTCGCCCGGATGAAGAGCTCAATGGTTTTACGCTCAACGGTGTTGGTTCAGGAACGATTATTGACTATGTGCAAGTCCATGAAGGACTGGACGATGGCGTTGAAGTGTTTGGCGGCACGGTTCAGATGAAACATCTGGTGCTGACGAACAATCAAGATGATAATTTGGATTGGACAAGTGGCTGGAAAGGCCGCGTGCAGTTTGTTCTGATCAAACAATCACCAAGTGTTGGTGACCGTGGAATTGAAGCCGACAACAACGAGAAAAACAACGATAGCCTGCCTCGCGCTCAACCAATTGTGTCCAATGTTACAATTTTGGGCCGTTCTGGTACGACTGCAACGCAAGGCATATTATTACGTCGCGGCACAGGTGCAAATATCTTTAACACGGTCGTTACTGGTTCCCCAACTTGTTTAATGATTGATAGCGCTTCGACCTTCGCGAATGCCGGATCACCGGGTAGTTTGACAGGTGAATTAACCATGGTAAATTCTTTTGTTAACTGCGCTAGTAACTACAAAGATGGCACAGGAGCTACATTTAAAGTGTCTGACTGGTTCACGTCTCAATCTGAGAACAAAGCAGAAGATCCTCATCTGAATGGCTATTTGCCGGCTGCCGGATCGCCGCTGATACTAGGCGGTGTTGCTGTTCCCGATCCTTTCTTTACGGTAGTGGATTACGTTGGCGCGTTCAAGGACTCGGATGACGACTGGACCGAAGAATGGACTTTTCCATTT
Proteins encoded in this window:
- a CDS encoding TonB-dependent receptor codes for the protein MHSLLFLLVFISIGLVSPSAWGDTEKAEFSIHLFQDGLPIEDAELSISSDVYEKSNPKMIFETIPSTFSWRADGTSIKTNANGSVAGKLPPGFYHMTIKTKDQVFKFDLPLRPAENTQILVTFYPNKKKPLLNIESSLSGIIGPDIAAEKPREQGEGTVNVQVISAETQKPIKDVQVFLSGSKQKLRTDEQGRIIATVPAGSYSVSLLHSAYSSQTQDDVKIENAQTTDLSFKLTPAGVELAEYVVLEPHLAGTVASIIEEQRKSTAVATVIGAEQFSRAGDGDAASALRRASGLTLVGGSFIFIRGLGERFSTTLVNGAAVPSPDATRRVVPLDLFPTNILESVMVQKTYSPDRPAEFAGGTVELRTRGIPDAFFFNLNLQTGMNDNTTFQDGLTYKGGGTDFTSYDDGARALPGSIADATQNGEKIQPATPLNPHGTPPAQLEKLGEDLSGVWDVDKKKRGPDAGIQGSMGDSFSLGDFRLGYIAAAGWKQEFRKQNEVNREFAAADTGDGSLRKVQDFDMQRSLREVQLTGYAATELQYKDTHRIFAKTMFLRQAFDEARVTQGFTDAETSPIRRTRLKFFSNQLLMNQVGGEHQFDWLKDLSISWLYTNATANRDEPKTRDYRYDSNIDTGAYFFSQRADSNQTMFSDLVDKDQSWRVDGKLPFQLLTNHKVTLSSGFIAQKKNRDSNIQRFSYFRFGPDASNPAVYGQPSVESILRPDHIGANGYQLRDVTRPSDRYTASQNLFAYYGKMDWMLYDRVNISGGLRWEDNNQRVDTVSLNNRPTTAGLNRVDMLPSVTATLFLTDKQQLRAGFSQTLSRPDFRELSSAPFTDINTNQETVGNPNLKQAAITNWDARWEYYLSPTENIFAGLFWKDLTNPVELIAVQGTAGLNTYQNTDKAKVYGIELELLKKLDFINPLLQNFYIGGNYTLSASNVILTPENLTAQTTNDRPLQGHSAQIFNFQIGYDNPAWKTQATLLYNVSSKRIMAAGVLGAPDKYEQPVHQLDFVLSQNLYKGLSMQASMQNLLDSEIRITQGDEITRQFRRGRFFNLSVRLAY